The following are encoded together in the Flavobacterium sp. TR2 genome:
- a CDS encoding DUF4442 domain-containing protein: protein MALSVSKLNKFVLFKLPSAYICGVRVKDINDSSCTVTVKHRWINQNPFNSMYFAVQAMAAELTTGALVISQIQESGKKISMLVANNKGNFTKKATGRITFVCKDGHLIADAIKKTIETGEGQTFWMKSIGTNEEGVQVSEMDFEWSIRVK from the coding sequence ATGGCACTTTCGGTATCAAAACTTAATAAATTCGTCTTATTCAAATTGCCTTCTGCATACATTTGCGGGGTACGTGTAAAAGATATAAATGATAGCAGCTGTACAGTTACAGTAAAACACAGATGGATTAATCAGAATCCGTTTAACTCGATGTATTTTGCTGTTCAGGCCATGGCGGCAGAATTGACCACAGGAGCTTTGGTGATTTCTCAAATTCAGGAAAGCGGCAAAAAGATTTCGATGTTAGTAGCCAACAATAAAGGAAACTTCACAAAAAAAGCAACAGGCCGAATTACATTTGTCTGCAAAGACGGACATTTGATTGCCGATGCCATAAAAAAAACAATTGAAACAGGGGAAGGCCAGACATTCTGGATGAAATCTATTGGAACAAATGAAGAAGGCGTTCAGGTTTCTGAAATGGATTTTGAATGGAGTATTCGAGTGAAATAG
- a CDS encoding DUF4870 domain-containing protein, giving the protein METTTPLIMEKTSEKNTAAFTHLSTLSQYIIPFGNYIFPLIIWTNYKDKSEFADHHGKQALNFQLSILLYSLILALIAIPIFITVVLQNIPIEAFMYNENLVIRNFNFEGNIGMLSVGITAVILFGLLKFVEFFLVIYASIKASNGELYKYPITIPFIK; this is encoded by the coding sequence ATGGAAACAACAACACCACTCATCATGGAAAAAACATCAGAAAAGAATACAGCAGCATTTACTCATTTGAGTACTTTAAGCCAATATATAATTCCGTTTGGGAACTATATTTTTCCGCTAATCATTTGGACCAACTATAAGGACAAATCTGAATTTGCAGACCATCACGGAAAACAGGCATTGAACTTTCAATTAAGTATTTTGCTTTATTCATTGATTTTAGCGCTAATTGCAATACCAATTTTTATAACAGTTGTTTTGCAAAATATCCCAATCGAAGCATTCATGTACAACGAAAATCTTGTAATTAGAAATTTTAACTTCGAAGGAAATATTGGAATGCTAAGTGTCGGAATTACAGCTGTTATACTTTTCGGATTATTAAAATTTGTTGAATTCTTTTTAGTAATCTACGCTTCTATAAAAGCTTCAAACGGAGAATTATACAAATATCCGATCACGATACCTTTTATAAAGTAA
- a CDS encoding PadR family transcriptional regulator produces MNIENTKAQMRKGVLEFCILSVLKEKDAYTSEILDTLKNAKLLVVEGTVYPLLTRLKNDGLLNYRWEESTSGPPRKYYGLTEIGQTFLNELSGTWTELSDAVNLITNQNQ; encoded by the coding sequence ATGAACATTGAAAACACAAAAGCACAGATGCGCAAAGGTGTTCTTGAGTTTTGCATCTTATCAGTTCTAAAAGAAAAAGACGCATATACATCTGAAATATTAGACACTTTAAAAAACGCAAAATTACTAGTTGTAGAAGGAACCGTTTACCCGTTGTTAACTAGATTAAAAAATGACGGTTTGCTAAATTATCGCTGGGAAGAATCGACCTCTGGGCCACCACGAAAATATTATGGACTAACCGAGATAGGACAAACTTTTTTAAACGAACTTAGCGGCACTTGGACAGAATTATCTGATGCCGTAAATCTAATCACCAATCAAAATCAATAA
- a CDS encoding PspC domain-containing protein produces the protein MNKTVNINLGGMFFHIDEDAYLKLTRYFDAIKRSLNNSSGQDEIIKDIEMRVSELLTEKQKSEKHVVGLKDVDEVIAVMGQPEDYRIEDEENPNQSFNNYGARKHKKLYRDKEKGMIGGVATGLGHYFGIDAVWIKIIFLIFVFAGFGTGILAYFVLWIVTPEAVTTSEKLEMTGEPVTISNIEKKVREEIDSLSEKFKNADYDKMGNQVKSGAGRISSSFGDFIMTVFKIFAKFLGVILIISGISTLIMLLIGVFTLGTNIFIDFPWQNFIDAGNFTEYPLWSFGLLMFFAVGIPFFFLTLLGFKLLSPNLKSIGNITKYTLLALWIISIAILTSIGIKQATEISYDNKVVDKKVLAIKPTDTLYIKFKYNDYYTKSLNHYREFEFVQDSANNELIYSNDVRLHVLHTDESTPFIQIEKSARGNSFTNAKKRAEKINYKFQISGNHLILDNYFLTDVKNKFRGQEVDIYLYLPEGQLVKPDSSVRDYYNSDDNFFELNYKGDYNYKVIGTKVKCLNCPADEENDNDYENNYENDYENNYENDTDSANDTIKEVSVKINGKEVLNGKKTKGRLTTDKNGVIIKIN, from the coding sequence ATGAACAAAACAGTAAATATTAACTTAGGCGGGATGTTTTTTCACATCGATGAAGATGCATACTTAAAATTGACACGCTACTTTGACGCCATAAAACGATCACTTAACAATTCATCTGGTCAGGATGAAATCATTAAAGACATCGAAATGCGTGTTTCTGAATTGTTGACAGAAAAACAAAAAAGCGAAAAACATGTTGTTGGACTGAAAGATGTTGACGAAGTGATTGCGGTAATGGGACAGCCAGAAGATTATAGAATTGAGGATGAAGAAAATCCAAATCAATCTTTCAATAATTATGGTGCAAGAAAACACAAAAAATTATACCGAGATAAAGAAAAAGGTATGATTGGAGGTGTGGCTACAGGTTTAGGACATTACTTTGGAATTGACGCTGTATGGATTAAAATCATATTCTTAATCTTCGTTTTTGCAGGTTTTGGAACAGGAATTTTAGCTTACTTCGTTCTTTGGATTGTAACTCCTGAAGCAGTTACAACTTCAGAAAAATTGGAAATGACTGGAGAACCGGTAACCATTTCGAACATCGAAAAAAAAGTTCGTGAAGAAATTGATTCGCTTTCTGAAAAATTCAAAAATGCAGATTATGACAAAATGGGAAACCAGGTAAAGTCGGGAGCTGGGAGAATAAGTAGTTCGTTTGGAGACTTTATCATGACGGTTTTTAAAATTTTTGCTAAGTTTTTAGGAGTGATTCTAATCATATCAGGGATTTCAACCTTAATCATGCTATTGATTGGCGTTTTTACCTTAGGGACTAACATTTTTATCGATTTTCCTTGGCAGAATTTTATTGACGCAGGAAACTTTACAGAATACCCGCTTTGGTCATTTGGACTATTAATGTTCTTTGCTGTTGGGATTCCGTTTTTCTTCTTAACTCTTTTAGGATTTAAACTGTTGTCTCCAAACTTAAAGTCAATCGGGAACATTACAAAATATACGCTTTTAGCTCTTTGGATTATTTCTATTGCAATTCTTACTAGCATTGGGATTAAACAGGCAACTGAAATTTCATACGACAACAAAGTAGTAGATAAAAAAGTTTTGGCAATCAAACCAACTGACACTTTATACATTAAATTCAAATACAATGATTACTATACAAAAAGTTTGAACCACTATAGAGAATTTGAATTTGTACAAGACTCGGCAAACAACGAATTGATCTACTCAAATGATGTGCGTCTTCACGTATTGCACACAGACGAATCGACTCCGTTCATTCAGATTGAAAAAAGCGCAAGAGGAAACTCGTTTACAAACGCTAAAAAGAGAGCAGAAAAAATTAATTATAAGTTTCAAATTAGCGGAAATCATTTAATTTTGGACAACTATTTTCTGACAGATGTAAAGAATAAATTTAGAGGACAGGAAGTTGACATTTACCTTTATTTACCAGAAGGGCAATTAGTTAAACCAGATTCTTCTGTTAGAGACTATTACAATTCAGATGATAATTTCTTTGAATTGAATTATAAAGGAGATTACAATTACAAAGTTATCGGAACTAAAGTAAAATGTTTAAACTGCCCTGCTGACGAAGAAAATGACAACGATTACGAAAATAATTATGAAAATGATTATGAGAATAATTACGAAAATGACACTGATAGCGCAAATGACACTATAAAAGAAGTTTCGGTTAAAATTAATGGAAAAGAAGTTTTAAACGGAAAAAAAACTAAAGGAAGACTAACTACTGATAAAAACGGAGTGATAATCAAAATTAACTAA
- a CDS encoding head GIN domain-containing protein, translating to MIKIIIHITKFIIATVTALLFASCNFNMNSIEGSGNVTKEKRTVQGEFKNISVSNAIDLVVEQSDVTEITVEADDNLQKEIVTKVENGTLIIECKYSSFRNITSKTVTVKMPAIHKIEASSASTVETNGLVQGEDITLEVSSAASMDVNIESDRISIDAGSGSSVDIEGKALSLTTSVSSGGSIDAEKLMANDVHADASSGGTISVRPILSLKAEASSGGNINYGGNPKTVEKSESSGGNVSKS from the coding sequence ATGATAAAAATAATCATTCATATTACGAAATTTATAATTGCAACTGTTACAGCTTTATTGTTTGCTTCATGCAACTTTAACATGAACTCAATTGAAGGAAGCGGAAATGTTACCAAAGAAAAAAGAACTGTTCAAGGAGAGTTTAAAAATATCTCTGTAAGCAATGCCATCGATTTGGTTGTTGAGCAGTCTGATGTAACAGAAATTACAGTTGAAGCCGATGACAATCTACAAAAAGAAATAGTTACCAAAGTAGAAAACGGAACCCTTATTATTGAGTGCAAATACAGCTCTTTCCGCAATATTACATCAAAAACAGTAACCGTAAAAATGCCTGCTATCCATAAAATAGAAGCTTCGAGTGCATCAACTGTTGAAACTAATGGACTTGTGCAAGGAGAAGATATTACTTTAGAAGTTTCGAGCGCAGCATCAATGGATGTTAATATAGAATCTGATAGAATCTCAATAGACGCAGGAAGCGGCAGTTCTGTAGATATCGAAGGAAAAGCGCTAAGCCTAACTACTTCGGTTTCTAGCGGCGGAAGCATTGATGCAGAAAAATTAATGGCAAATGATGTTCATGCCGATGCATCTAGCGGAGGAACAATTTCTGTACGTCCGATTTTAAGTTTAAAAGCAGAGGCCTCTAGCGGAGGAAACATCAATTATGGCGGCAATCCTAAAACGGTTGAAAAATCTGAAAGTTCAGGAGGAAACGTAAGCAAAAGCTAA